The Actinosynnema mirum DSM 43827 genomic interval GGACGCTTCGATCCGGTTCTGCTCGTTGGCACCAGCTTTCCGGCTTGCCTTCCCTGCCCGATAAGTTTCAGCGGTCCCGACGCCGTCGTCGTGTAGTCCTCCTCCAGCACCCAGAACTCCCGGTACGCCGGGACCACGTCCCGGTGCGCGCGCTGCAGGTCTTGGGCACAGGGGTGCGGAGCGTTGGACGGGATGACGAGACCTTCGGTGAGCAAGATCGTCCGGCCCGCGCGGTCCCTCAGTGGTCCTTCGCCCTCCAGGCCGAAGTCCGCCGCACGTGCCGCCACCACCACCGCCACCGCGAGGTGCTGGCCGCCGGGCAGCGCGTAGGTGACGACCTCGCCCTCGCCTGCGCGACCGCTGACGGCGTCCAACTCGGCCTCTGTGCCTGCTGTGATCATGAATCCGGGCGCCACGACCACACGGTGCCCGGCCCCGCGCACCCGCCCGATCAGGAAGGGCCACCCCAGGGCGCTCACGGGCGCTCCCGGTGCTTGAGGTTCTTCGACACCCCGTCGTCCGAGAGCCTGCGCAGGTAGCGCACCACCTTGTCCAGGTCCTGCCGCTCGCGGTCCGCTGTCCGATGAGGAGAGTCGCCACCACCCTGCCCTGGCCTGAGCTCGACCTGCACCTCCCCGCCGGGGAGCAGCGGGAACGAGATCGTGATCATGCCCAGTAGTGCCCCCACCGACAGGAAGAAGGCGGGGTAGTCCCCTGCGGAAGCCTTCTCCTGGTTCGCGCGCAGCCGTTCCACGTTGGCCTCCAGCACGTCGCGCAGCGCGTGCGCGAAGGGGGTGGCCGCGTTGAACGGCTCCCAGTGCAGCCCGCGCTCCTCGGCCTTGAGCGCCTTCCCGTCCACGTCGTGCGACAGGTAGCCGTTCATCCCGAACGCGCTCACCGGGATGATCCGCAGCACACCGCCGCACTGGTCGCGGAACTGCTGGAACGGTGGGAACCGGTTGAGGCGTTCCACCACCTCGGCCAGTGTGTGCAGCTCGGCGATCAAGTCCCACTTGGTGATGACCAAGTGCACCACTTTTTGCGGTGCATGGGTCAGCAGCAGGATCAACTCGCTCAGTTCCGGGAAGAACTTCGGGTCCTTCCCGTTCTTCATGACCTCCAGCACTCGCTTCCCGTCGAGGACGCCCATCAGCACGTCGGCTCGGTCCAGCGACTCGAGCACCTCCTTGGACGGTTCCGCCTCGCCGGGGTGCAGCAGCCTGTTCGCGTGCTCGCCCGCGTAGTCGAGGAAGCTCAGGCCGCACACATCGCGGGTTGTGCCATCGGCATCCTTGACCACGAAGGTGAAGTCCAGGTCGACCGAGGTGCCGAGCTGGTTGCTCGGTGGCAGTTCCACCCCTGGCTGCTCCAGCGCTGTGGTCAGTTCCAGCACGTGGGGTGCGGTGTTGTCATCCGCTTTAAGCACCACTTGGTCGCGGCCCCCGTAGGCCAGTGCGCGGTAGACCGCGGCGAACAGGACGGTCTTGCCCGATTCCGGCAGCCCGAGCAGCATCACCTGGACGGTCCGGTGGCTCATGATCGCCTGCTTGCGGTTTCGCCGCTGCTTCAGCAGCGTGGCCAGATAGCTGATCGACAGCAGGCTAGCGACGGGTATCACATAGGCCTGAAGACTTTCGGTCATCGGCATCCTCCCCACGTATTGCTGGGGACTTTAGACGCAGGTCTGAAATACCATTTTTCGGGATTCAGAAATACTTTGAAAGGTTATTTATAGACATTTTCGAGACAATTTACTCCTGAATTTGATCACGCTTCGAGTGTGCATCCACTACTTTCCGTCACCGGTTCGCGTGATACCCCACCCCCGCCCCGACGCGCCGATGTGGGGGTGTCATCCGCACCCCTCCACAACATGTAGTGTCTCGCCCGTCAGCGGTTCGCCGCTCCCTCCCGAGGGGGCGGCGAGGCAAGAGGGAACCCGGTGCGAATCCGGGACTGCCCCGCAGCGGTGAGTGGAAACGACCGCCGTCACACAGCACTGGGCCCGTTCCGGGCCTGGGAAGCGACGGCCAGTAGGTCCGGTGGGAACACCGGGTGTCCACGAGTCCGAAGACCTGCCGCCGACGCGCGCGCCGAGCCCCTCGGCGCGCGCTCGTCCGGGGCCTCGTGGGAGGGCCTTCGCGGACAGCCGGCGTGCGCGTTCCCCCGCGTCCCGGCTGCGGCGCGCCCCCCTCGCGAGCACCCCGGCGGTGTCCGGCTCGCGAGGAGAGAGAGGGCTGTGCCAACCACAACCACACCCGCCGCTGTCGCCAAGGCCCCGGTTCGGGTGGTCCGCCGCGACGGCGCGGTGTCGGCGTTCGACGCCACCAAGGTCTCGGTGGCGATGACCAAGGCGTTCCTGGCGGTGGAGGGCGACGGCGCGGTCGCGTCGTCCCGGCTGCACCCGCTGGTGGAGGAGCTGACCGGGCAGGTCGAGGCCGCGCTGCTCAAGCACGTGCGGCCCGACGTGGCCCTGCACGTCGAGCAGATCCAGGACCAGGTCGAGCTGGTGCTCATGCGCGGCGGGCACCACGCGGTCGCCCGCGCGTACGTGCTCTACCGGGAGGAGCGCGCCAAGGTCCGCGCCGCCACCGCGAGCGCGCCCGCCCCGACCATCCGGGTCACCCACCCGGACGGGCAGGTCACGCCGCTGGACTGGGACCGCGTCGCCGCCGTCGTGGCCGAGGCGTGCGCCGGGCTGACCGACGTCAGCGCCGACACCGTCCTGGCCGAGACCCGCCGCAACCTCTACGACGGCATCACCGTCGACGAGCTGGCCACCGCGCAGATCATGGCCGCCCGCACCCTCGTGGAGACCGAGCCGGACTACTCGTTCGCCTCCGCCCGGCTGCTGCTGGACAAGCTCCGCCGCGAGGCGCTCAGCCACGTCGCGGGAGAGCCCGTGGAGGCCACCGGCGAGCAGATGTCCTACGTGGACTACTTCCCGGCGTACGTCGAGCTCGGCGTGTCCGTGGACCGGCTCGACCCCGAGCTGCGGACGTTCGACCTGCCCCGCCTGGCGGCGGCGATCAGGCCCGAGCGGGACCTGGCGTTCGACTTCCTCGGGATGCAGACCCTGTACGACCGCTACTTCCTGCACGACGACGGCGTGCGCTACGAGCTGCCGCAGGCGTTCTTCATGCGCGTCGCGATGGGCCTGGCGCTGCGCGAGGACGACCGCGAGGCGCGCGCGATCGAGTTCTACGGGCTGCTGTCCTCGTTCGACTTCA includes:
- a CDS encoding TRAFAC clade GTPase domain-containing protein, whose protein sequence is MPMTESLQAYVIPVASLLSISYLATLLKQRRNRKQAIMSHRTVQVMLLGLPESGKTVLFAAVYRALAYGGRDQVVLKADDNTAPHVLELTTALEQPGVELPPSNQLGTSVDLDFTFVVKDADGTTRDVCGLSFLDYAGEHANRLLHPGEAEPSKEVLESLDRADVLMGVLDGKRVLEVMKNGKDPKFFPELSELILLLTHAPQKVVHLVITKWDLIAELHTLAEVVERLNRFPPFQQFRDQCGGVLRIIPVSAFGMNGYLSHDVDGKALKAEERGLHWEPFNAATPFAHALRDVLEANVERLRANQEKASAGDYPAFFLSVGALLGMITISFPLLPGGEVQVELRPGQGGGDSPHRTADRERQDLDKVVRYLRRLSDDGVSKNLKHRERP